One Lacticaseibacillus rhamnosus genomic window carries:
- a CDS encoding transporter substrate-binding domain-containing protein, producing MLKKKLWFLLPLVALVTFTLTACTSASSDTSKNSDVTAELINKNELTIGLEGTYAPFSYRKDGKLEGFEVELGKALAKKIGVKAKFVPTQWDSLIAGLGSQKFDLVLNDISETPARKKVYNFTTPYMYSRYALITRSDNTTIKSLADIKGKTFVEGTGTPNAALAKKYGAKITPSGDFTVSLSLVKEKRADGTINASAAWYAFAKNNSTAGLKSQTLKDSVVKPDEVAGMVSKKSPKLQAALSKGIQELRKDGTLKKLSQKYFGTDLTTK from the coding sequence ATGTTAAAGAAAAAATTGTGGTTCCTGTTGCCGCTTGTGGCCTTGGTAACCTTCACGCTCACTGCTTGCACCAGCGCATCATCTGACACGTCAAAAAACAGTGACGTCACCGCCGAACTCATCAACAAAAATGAGCTTACCATCGGCCTTGAAGGAACTTATGCGCCATTTTCTTATCGCAAAGATGGCAAACTTGAAGGCTTCGAAGTGGAACTGGGGAAAGCCTTAGCCAAGAAAATCGGGGTTAAGGCAAAATTCGTGCCCACCCAATGGGATTCGTTGATTGCAGGATTAGGCAGCCAGAAATTTGATCTCGTACTGAATGATATTAGTGAAACGCCCGCACGCAAAAAGGTCTACAACTTCACCACCCCGTACATGTACTCGCGTTATGCCTTAATAACCCGCAGCGATAATACCACCATCAAATCGCTTGCCGATATTAAAGGCAAAACATTTGTTGAAGGCACCGGCACGCCCAATGCCGCTTTAGCCAAAAAATACGGCGCTAAGATCACCCCGTCTGGCGACTTTACCGTATCGCTTAGCCTTGTGAAAGAAAAGCGGGCAGACGGAACCATCAACGCCTCGGCTGCATGGTATGCCTTTGCCAAGAATAACTCAACCGCGGGCTTAAAGAGTCAAACCCTCAAAGATAGTGTCGTTAAACCCGATGAAGTAGCTGGCATGGTCAGCAAAAAATCGCCTAAACTACAAGCCGCACTTTCAAAAGGCATTCAGGAACTACGCAAAGACGGCACGTTGAAAAAACTGTCGCAAAAATATTTTGGCACCGATTTAACCACCAAGTAA
- a CDS encoding amino acid ABC transporter permease, translated as MWKIITDAVPQMIAAGIKYTIPIALVSFAIGLIIALVTALTRISVRKGILIRIAKGIAVFYVWLFRSTPLLVQLFIVFFGLPSLIIPGIFPHGIKLDPVAAGIITFSLNTGAYCAETIRASLLSIDSGQWEAAYAIGLPRRLVLREIIIPQALRTAIPPLSNSFISLIKDTSLAASITIVEMFQVSQQIAAENYQPLLMYSIVALLYAIVCTFLAWGQRHLEKFTSRYNANAQTTQL; from the coding sequence ATGTGGAAAATTATTACCGATGCAGTTCCGCAAATGATAGCAGCCGGCATTAAATACACCATTCCAATTGCACTCGTGTCATTTGCGATCGGCCTGATCATCGCGCTTGTAACCGCATTGACGCGCATATCGGTTCGTAAAGGCATTTTGATTCGAATCGCAAAAGGAATCGCCGTTTTTTACGTTTGGCTCTTTCGCTCAACGCCTTTGCTAGTGCAGTTATTCATTGTTTTCTTCGGCTTACCCAGCCTCATCATCCCGGGTATTTTCCCGCATGGCATCAAGTTAGATCCCGTGGCCGCGGGAATTATAACGTTCTCACTTAACACAGGCGCGTATTGTGCCGAAACGATCCGCGCCTCGCTGTTGTCGATTGATTCCGGGCAATGGGAAGCGGCTTATGCAATTGGATTGCCGCGGCGACTGGTACTGCGCGAAATCATTATTCCTCAAGCACTACGAACGGCCATCCCGCCACTGTCAAATAGTTTCATCAGCCTGATCAAAGACACATCCCTTGCTGCCTCGATCACCATTGTCGAAATGTTTCAAGTCAGCCAACAAATCGCGGCGGAAAATTACCAACCATTACTGATGTACTCAATCGTTGCGCTTCTGTATGCCATTGTCTGCACTTTCTTAGCTTGGGGTCAGCGGCATCTCGAAAAATTCACATCACGCTACAATGCCAATGCACAAACCACGCAATTATAA
- the brnQ gene encoding branched-chain amino acid transport system II carrier protein, with protein sequence MELSEKKLKTRDYVVIASLLFGLFFGAGNLIFPLHLGQLAGANWFPAMLGFLVTAVALPLLGVLAIAATHAEGVYDIGRPLGRFFALAFMVLIHATIGPMFGTPRTATVSFTTGVLPMLPKAWQQGGLLVFSALFFGAAFFLSYKERKITTAVGKVLNPVFLLLLFFVFFIGFLHPMGNPAAQTVTAAYKNGGSFMSGFLQGYNTMDALAALAFGVTVVTAVRGLGLKNDDHVSKATAKAGVMATSWIALIYVALIVLGSMSLAHFKLSAEGGTAFNQVVTFYFGTAGHAVLATLLTLTCLTTAVGLVAAFAQDFHRHFPKVSYQVWLGLTSFLSFLTANFGLEQIIAWSVPMLMFLYPFSMVLILLSVFGKAFHHDPLVYRIVVAFTIVPAVLDMFAAFPAVVSQSSLGLALHSFQLHFLPFSAMGLGWLVPAGVGLVLGLVAHAVKVRRAVAATHLEAEQN encoded by the coding sequence ATGGAATTATCTGAAAAAAAACTCAAAACCCGTGATTATGTCGTCATTGCATCGCTTTTGTTTGGCCTTTTCTTTGGCGCCGGCAATTTAATTTTCCCGTTACATTTAGGGCAACTGGCTGGGGCCAATTGGTTCCCGGCAATGCTCGGATTTTTGGTCACCGCCGTTGCATTACCATTACTTGGCGTTTTGGCCATCGCCGCAACGCATGCTGAAGGTGTTTATGATATTGGCCGTCCACTTGGCCGCTTCTTTGCCTTAGCGTTCATGGTGCTCATTCATGCCACGATCGGGCCAATGTTCGGCACGCCGCGGACTGCCACTGTTTCCTTCACCACCGGCGTCTTACCGATGTTACCAAAAGCCTGGCAACAAGGCGGCTTGCTTGTCTTTTCGGCTTTATTCTTTGGGGCTGCTTTTTTCCTGTCATACAAGGAACGCAAAATTACCACAGCTGTTGGTAAAGTCTTAAATCCCGTCTTCTTACTATTGTTATTCTTCGTCTTCTTCATCGGTTTCTTACATCCAATGGGGAATCCGGCTGCCCAAACAGTAACGGCTGCGTACAAAAATGGCGGCAGTTTCATGAGCGGCTTCCTGCAGGGTTACAATACCATGGACGCGCTTGCTGCCTTAGCCTTTGGTGTGACTGTCGTAACGGCGGTTCGCGGTTTAGGCTTGAAAAACGATGATCATGTCTCCAAAGCAACGGCTAAGGCTGGGGTCATGGCTACGAGTTGGATCGCGTTAATCTACGTTGCCTTGATCGTCTTAGGAAGTATGTCTCTGGCCCACTTTAAGCTTAGTGCTGAAGGGGGAACTGCTTTTAATCAGGTGGTTACGTTCTACTTTGGTACTGCTGGCCACGCTGTCTTGGCAACCTTGCTAACGCTGACCTGTTTGACCACCGCGGTAGGTTTGGTCGCGGCATTCGCGCAGGACTTCCACCGGCATTTCCCTAAAGTCAGCTATCAGGTCTGGCTTGGATTGACAAGTTTTCTGTCATTCTTAACCGCCAACTTCGGACTTGAACAAATCATTGCATGGTCCGTTCCAATGCTGATGTTCCTATATCCTTTCTCAATGGTTCTCATCTTACTATCGGTCTTTGGCAAAGCGTTCCATCACGATCCACTAGTTTACCGAATCGTTGTAGCATTCACCATCGTTCCGGCTGTGCTCGACATGTTTGCAGCTTTCCCCGCCGTTGTCAGTCAAAGTTCGTTAGGCTTGGCATTGCATAGCTTCCAGCTTCATTTTCTACCATTTTCCGCAATGGGTCTCGGCTGGCTCGTGCCGGCTGGTGTGGGTCTCGTCCTTGGCCTCGTCGCACATGCAGTCAAAGTTCGCAGAGCAGTCGCAGCAACTCATCTCGAAGCTGAACAAAACTAA
- a CDS encoding WxL domain-containing protein encodes MKKVNYIAAGISALTLAGMLLPVGQVFAADQTKTSVAEINLKGGELTLDAVPDLNFGEIAIADLAAGQVSPALVDNAVGNGPVKNGTDAMDGNNTGNLSVTDLRGSNAGWTLTAQLGQMKNTAGKLLAGKLKLASTNVQTDNTSVNAINPGGTLPEIPIAGSAVTIWKAEAATATDNGQGQGKNTAAITENSGTTLILDKNPTATAGQYQAAITWTLSDAPK; translated from the coding sequence ATGAAGAAGGTTAATTATATTGCAGCGGGTATTTCCGCGTTGACACTTGCTGGTATGCTACTCCCTGTTGGACAGGTTTTTGCTGCTGATCAGACTAAAACTTCTGTGGCTGAAATTAACTTAAAAGGGGGAGAGCTGACACTTGATGCAGTTCCCGATCTTAACTTTGGGGAGATCGCCATCGCCGATTTGGCTGCGGGCCAAGTATCACCAGCCTTAGTCGACAATGCTGTTGGTAATGGTCCGGTCAAAAATGGAACAGATGCTATGGATGGAAATAACACGGGTAATCTGAGTGTAACTGACTTGCGAGGGAGCAACGCTGGATGGACACTAACTGCTCAGCTCGGCCAAATGAAAAACACTGCTGGAAAACTTTTGGCAGGGAAATTGAAGCTCGCTAGTACAAACGTTCAGACGGACAACACCAGTGTTAACGCTATTAATCCTGGAGGAACTTTGCCTGAAATCCCTATCGCCGGTTCTGCTGTTACGATTTGGAAAGCTGAAGCAGCGACTGCTACCGATAATGGACAGGGGCAAGGGAAAAATACGGCAGCGATCACTGAGAACAGTGGAACCACGCTTATACTGGACAAAAACCCAACCGCAACAGCCGGTCAGTACCAAGCTGCGATCACCTGGACCTTGTCCGATGCACCTAAGTAA
- a CDS encoding DUF916 and DUF3324 domain-containing protein encodes MRKKLLLGLLACLSFLWFGTHQQVHAAEGAGFTISPALPQNQIDQSTYFNLLVKPGETQRLLIYVKNTTKTAKKLKVSPVSAFTQTNGTIGYYPNDHKDDSAEYTFSQLAGEPKTIDLAGDAQVPVTFDVKIPAKGFTGQILGSLYVEDPTVHKSGGGGMAINNKFAMLIGVVLQTSTTEVAPDLNLMAVKPGSQDNRAGVLATIQNTKPRLFGDMTLDGKVYRQGSDKPYLSRTEKGWSFAPNSHFDYALPSKEALSPGTYTLDLTAKAVGKTWHWRRNFTITRQQSEAIEQKLGRETPQKPWLWIIIAIVLALVILVLLWLVWRQRRKGRETDETKEN; translated from the coding sequence ATGAGAAAAAAACTTTTACTAGGTCTGCTGGCCTGCTTGAGCTTCCTGTGGTTTGGCACCCATCAGCAAGTGCATGCAGCTGAAGGCGCAGGTTTTACAATCAGCCCCGCATTACCGCAAAATCAGATCGATCAATCAACGTACTTCAATCTATTGGTAAAGCCGGGTGAAACCCAGCGGCTGCTCATTTATGTTAAAAATACGACGAAGACAGCTAAGAAACTTAAAGTCAGTCCGGTGAGTGCGTTTACGCAAACTAATGGCACGATTGGCTACTACCCCAATGACCACAAGGATGATTCGGCTGAGTACACGTTTTCACAATTAGCCGGTGAACCCAAAACCATTGATCTGGCTGGGGATGCTCAGGTGCCGGTGACGTTTGATGTCAAGATTCCGGCAAAAGGCTTCACGGGTCAGATTCTCGGCAGTTTGTATGTTGAAGATCCAACGGTCCATAAAAGCGGTGGCGGAGGGATGGCGATTAACAACAAGTTCGCCATGCTCATCGGGGTGGTCTTGCAAACTTCAACGACCGAAGTAGCACCCGATCTTAACCTCATGGCGGTTAAACCAGGGTCACAGGATAATCGGGCCGGGGTGTTGGCCACTATTCAAAATACCAAGCCGCGTTTATTTGGCGACATGACGCTAGATGGCAAAGTTTATCGTCAAGGTTCAGATAAGCCTTATCTAAGCCGGACGGAGAAAGGCTGGTCATTTGCCCCGAACTCGCATTTTGATTACGCACTTCCTTCCAAAGAGGCGCTTTCGCCGGGCACGTATACGCTAGATTTAACAGCCAAAGCGGTTGGTAAGACCTGGCACTGGCGCCGCAACTTTACCATTACGCGTCAGCAATCTGAAGCCATTGAGCAGAAACTAGGAAGGGAAACACCACAAAAACCGTGGTTATGGATCATTATTGCAATCGTCCTGGCGCTGGTGATTCTCGTCTTGCTGTGGCTGGTTTGGCGGCAGCGACGCAAAGGGAGGGAGACTGATGAAACAAAAGAAAACTAA
- a CDS encoding LPXTG cell wall anchor domain-containing protein yields MKQKKTNFLMMLLLLALLMMAGTATQSVHAEVSVAQVELTGEMPAPNPEQPAVPEPGKPGQPEDKGQQPRHLAATTERLPQTGDDVQVWYVVIGVEILIIVLLSALLVLGRSRQGGQK; encoded by the coding sequence ATGAAACAAAAGAAAACTAACTTCTTGATGATGCTACTTTTGCTGGCACTGCTCATGATGGCGGGTACCGCAACTCAGAGCGTGCATGCCGAGGTTTCTGTGGCTCAAGTTGAACTCACCGGAGAAATGCCAGCGCCCAATCCTGAGCAACCTGCAGTTCCCGAGCCCGGAAAGCCGGGTCAACCTGAAGATAAAGGACAGCAGCCACGACACCTAGCAGCCACTACGGAACGTTTACCGCAAACCGGTGATGACGTGCAGGTATGGTATGTCGTGATTGGGGTTGAAATTCTGATCATCGTTTTATTGTCCGCGCTACTCGTACTCGGCCGTTCACGGCAAGGAGGTCAAAAATGA
- a CDS encoding WxL domain-containing protein, with the protein MKKKIFIITCLAVMISMVLGPLQMVMSATSRWPSPGLGTQEAYPIPDTGTFTSLNGIFSKIGSGQSQVIDVNTDTVGLEINPDKPNSIGAIWSNQSFVNLDKDFTLDMQVYLGNKNDKGADGLAFVLTSAKPGTLGNGKSSLGVWGISEKNDAKPDQIALTGIPKSFAIVIDTKKSVNPLTSGLDKHVHYANSIEQYIGSGYPSHASMYNIGAPFWQTELVFDNAIGKPTRYADGLNGRVTNDKWHNLIVSWQKADSGGGTLTYQLKGKANARSITWTEAEIGAIFGTTSTGTSNKELFLGFTSATNTTTDTSEPHLVAIKSLADFNDFKGAVTLKHGDEVVKQDTLLSIGDKLTYHYSINVENLNGLEWPVSQIELPKGKYFDYLKPDGKPAIAGDKLPVSIKVNGQTIPAEATVQADGNSAVMTSLGSLPKNTNSQLEFSVPAVVKNHTLTSNLLVDDDATGSLTGGTPTAETYNFTNTADQIGKTIKYVLAANPGAVTLKSVPSFVFEKIFQEGSEEATNVNPTVADFIQGIPGQKPFPTTLSELDLSKWLNTLDSKTPSQGATGKILSVTDTRPNKPGWHLQMSLSPFTLADGSYVLGDNGNTSGGKAEMVIAENKDNEAKVTEIARVRDNGNAVTVKNMAPGGSNWSLGTEEMQTQAFMSIQKTPSVRTGQYRSTVTWTLSDAPMP; encoded by the coding sequence ATGAAAAAGAAAATCTTTATCATAACTTGCCTTGCCGTGATGATCAGTATGGTGCTTGGGCCGCTGCAGATGGTGATGTCGGCAACATCAAGATGGCCAAGTCCGGGGTTGGGTACGCAGGAGGCATATCCTATACCGGACACAGGAACGTTCACTAGTTTGAATGGAATCTTTAGCAAAATTGGAAGTGGTCAATCTCAAGTTATTGACGTTAATACTGATACAGTAGGCCTTGAAATAAATCCAGATAAGCCAAATAGTATCGGAGCTATTTGGAGCAATCAGTCATTTGTTAATCTAGATAAAGATTTCACATTGGATATGCAAGTTTATCTTGGTAATAAGAATGATAAGGGAGCTGACGGACTTGCGTTTGTACTGACCAGTGCAAAGCCAGGTACACTGGGTAACGGTAAATCCTCATTAGGCGTTTGGGGGATTTCCGAAAAAAATGATGCTAAACCAGACCAGATTGCTTTGACGGGGATTCCCAAAAGCTTTGCAATTGTGATTGACACAAAGAAAAGCGTTAATCCTTTGACGAGCGGATTGGACAAACATGTCCACTATGCAAATAGTATCGAACAGTATATTGGATCTGGATATCCGAGTCATGCTAGCATGTATAACATTGGAGCTCCTTTTTGGCAAACTGAATTAGTTTTTGACAATGCAATCGGTAAACCGACACGTTACGCTGATGGTTTAAATGGTCGTGTTACAAATGATAAATGGCATAACTTGATCGTATCATGGCAAAAGGCAGATAGTGGGGGAGGAACCCTAACTTATCAGTTAAAAGGAAAGGCCAATGCACGTAGTATTACTTGGACTGAAGCCGAAATTGGTGCAATCTTTGGCACTACCAGTACCGGTACGAGTAACAAAGAACTCTTTCTAGGTTTCACAAGTGCCACGAACACAACGACTGATACGTCAGAGCCGCATCTTGTTGCTATCAAAAGCCTGGCTGATTTCAACGATTTCAAAGGTGCAGTAACGCTTAAGCACGGTGACGAGGTAGTTAAACAAGACACATTACTAAGTATTGGTGATAAGCTCACTTATCATTACTCAATTAATGTTGAAAATCTCAATGGTTTGGAGTGGCCGGTTAGCCAGATCGAGTTACCCAAAGGCAAGTATTTTGATTATTTGAAACCAGATGGGAAGCCTGCTATTGCGGGCGACAAATTGCCTGTATCGATTAAGGTAAATGGACAAACGATCCCGGCTGAAGCGACTGTCCAAGCCGATGGAAACTCAGCGGTAATGACTAGTCTAGGGAGCCTTCCCAAGAATACAAATAGCCAGCTTGAATTTAGTGTGCCGGCGGTTGTTAAGAATCATACACTGACTAGTAATCTTCTAGTTGACGATGATGCCACTGGCAGTTTAACTGGCGGGACGCCCACGGCTGAAACCTATAACTTTACCAACACTGCTGATCAGATCGGTAAGACTATCAAGTATGTTCTTGCAGCAAACCCGGGTGCTGTTACTTTGAAGAGTGTTCCAAGCTTTGTTTTTGAAAAAATTTTTCAGGAAGGCAGCGAAGAAGCAACCAACGTAAATCCGACAGTTGCTGATTTTATTCAAGGTATTCCAGGCCAAAAACCGTTCCCGACAACGCTTTCCGAACTTGATTTGTCCAAGTGGCTAAATACGCTTGATTCAAAGACACCTTCTCAAGGAGCAACAGGCAAAATCCTCAGCGTCACTGACACAAGACCGAATAAACCGGGCTGGCATTTGCAAATGAGTTTATCACCATTCACATTAGCAGACGGCAGTTACGTCTTAGGTGACAACGGCAACACAAGCGGAGGCAAAGCGGAAATGGTTATCGCTGAGAACAAAGATAATGAAGCAAAAGTAACTGAAATTGCGCGGGTAAGAGATAATGGCAACGCTGTCACGGTGAAAAACATGGCTCCTGGCGGTAGCAACTGGTCACTCGGAACAGAGGAAATGCAAACGCAAGCGTTCATGTCGATTCAAAAAACGCCATCCGTTCGTACCGGACAATATCGGTCAACGGTAACTTGGACATTATCAGATGCCCCCATGCCTTAA
- a CDS encoding WxL domain-containing protein, which produces MKRVNYMAMGLTALSLAGMILPVTNVLAAGEADTPSKKTSVGEVRVGVDPTNPDPKNPDNPDGSKDILSLVKVPDLKFKSVSVEALATGDQTLPLLNNTVTDKPVKNEPAGNAADGNNQGILNITDYRGTGAGWRLEAQAGELKNETGQTLGGSIVLAGDIKADETDNNPAALATNPELVLAGSSVPIWQAAKDQGQGRNTSLFTSPQNLLKLTKNVKAYAGKYQTAITWTLTNAPGN; this is translated from the coding sequence ATGAAAAGAGTTAACTACATGGCGATGGGTCTTACTGCATTATCGTTGGCTGGTATGATCTTACCAGTCACCAATGTATTGGCTGCAGGCGAGGCTGACACGCCATCGAAGAAGACTTCCGTTGGTGAAGTTCGGGTCGGGGTGGATCCGACTAACCCAGATCCGAAAAACCCAGATAATCCAGATGGTTCGAAGGATATTTTATCACTGGTAAAAGTTCCGGATCTGAAGTTTAAGAGTGTCAGTGTTGAAGCTTTAGCTACTGGCGATCAAACTTTACCGTTACTGAATAATACGGTCACTGACAAACCGGTGAAGAATGAACCTGCTGGGAATGCGGCAGATGGTAATAATCAGGGAATCTTGAACATTACAGACTATCGCGGAACTGGTGCAGGTTGGCGATTGGAAGCTCAGGCAGGCGAACTTAAGAATGAAACGGGTCAAACCCTGGGCGGCAGCATTGTATTGGCGGGTGATATCAAAGCGGACGAAACCGATAATAATCCGGCAGCGCTCGCAACAAATCCTGAATTAGTTCTGGCAGGTAGCTCGGTTCCAATCTGGCAAGCGGCTAAAGATCAAGGACAAGGCAGAAACACCTCATTGTTCACCTCCCCGCAGAACCTACTGAAACTGACCAAAAATGTTAAGGCCTATGCAGGTAAGTATCAAACTGCGATTACCTGGACCCTGACAAATGCGCCGGGTAACTGA
- a CDS encoding Rossmann-fold NAD(P)-binding domain-containing protein, whose translation MGFSTWRFWIKLVVLMGFIGLSSVAVYEVQAATSIGEVIVIDDRPQPANPINAPGSDILTPKPLKNDLSRSHKPMPRRLPQTGENRQQGMLPVIGMMLLLINIMGLSFWRGRKDKGDENEKANP comes from the coding sequence ATGGGATTTAGTACGTGGCGTTTTTGGATCAAGCTTGTTGTTTTAATGGGCTTCATTGGCTTGAGTAGTGTTGCCGTGTATGAGGTACAAGCAGCAACTTCCATCGGCGAGGTGATCGTGATAGATGATCGACCACAACCCGCTAATCCCATTAACGCGCCTGGCAGCGACATTTTAACACCAAAGCCACTTAAAAATGATTTATCGCGATCCCATAAACCGATGCCGCGTCGCCTACCGCAAACTGGTGAAAACCGTCAGCAGGGTATGTTACCGGTGATTGGCATGATGCTGTTACTCATCAACATCATGGGCCTGAGCTTCTGGCGCGGGCGAAAAGACAAGGGGGATGAAAATGAAAAAGCAAATCCTTAG
- a CDS encoding WxL domain-containing protein gives MKKQILSLTTLLIAAGISTAYPVAAADDLGPKSSVAQLTVDPGNIVLQQVPDLNFGGISVYEIVSGQFTKHALRSNKVNQGPVKNSTNANDGNASGLLQVGDYRGTSAGWTLTAKMDALTDGKGHFLEGYIDLVGTNPTTSNPDLNAVHPAGAQAPRLKFAKDQQTPETVVWQADAASATSTGQGQGNNQVTIGAGTELTLVSSPINVTTQVGRYQAAITWTLANAPQP, from the coding sequence ATGAAAAAGCAAATCCTTAGTCTTACCACCTTGTTAATAGCAGCTGGAATCTCAACAGCCTATCCGGTAGCTGCGGCAGATGACTTAGGGCCAAAATCATCCGTGGCTCAATTGACAGTTGATCCAGGCAATATCGTTTTACAGCAAGTTCCTGACTTAAATTTTGGCGGAATTTCCGTTTATGAAATTGTTAGCGGACAGTTCACAAAGCATGCGTTACGCAGCAATAAGGTTAATCAGGGGCCGGTTAAAAATAGTACGAATGCTAATGACGGTAACGCGTCTGGGTTGTTGCAGGTGGGTGATTATCGTGGCACCAGCGCAGGATGGACGTTAACAGCAAAGATGGACGCGCTAACGGATGGTAAGGGACATTTTTTGGAAGGTTATATTGATCTGGTGGGGACGAATCCGACGACGAGTAATCCTGATTTGAATGCCGTTCACCCAGCAGGGGCCCAAGCGCCGCGGTTGAAGTTTGCCAAAGATCAACAAACGCCTGAGACGGTGGTTTGGCAGGCAGATGCTGCAAGCGCGACTAGTACCGGGCAAGGGCAGGGTAATAATCAGGTGACTATTGGCGCTGGTACGGAGTTGACGTTGGTTTCAAGCCCGATCAATGTTACCACTCAAGTAGGCAGGTATCAGGCGGCAATTACTTGGACACTTGCCAATGCGCCGCAACCTTAA